The proteins below are encoded in one region of Silene latifolia isolate original U9 population chromosome 2, ASM4854445v1, whole genome shotgun sequence:
- the LOC141643505 gene encoding protein RER1A-like isoform X2 → MDPTSSGVSSGGDTESETPAAMASRWSFMVSQRFQHLLDKSTPFILYRWIALFFLAFIYALRVYFVEGFYVVSYGLGIYLLNLLIGFLSPQVDPEIQELTDGPTLPTRGSDEFRPFVRRLPELKFWYSITKAFCIAFVMTFFSVFDVPVFWPILLFYWFVLFMLTMRRQIHHMIKYKYVPFSFGKKRYDRKRQAAEESAALVRD, encoded by the exons ATGGACCCCACCAGCAGCGGCGTATCCAGCGGTGGCGACACCGAATCAGAAACCCCAGCAGCGATGGCATCGCGGTGGAGTTTCATGGTATCACAGCGGTTTCAACACTTACTAGACAAGTCCACCCCTTTTATTCTATACCGTTGGATCGCCCTCTTCTTCCTCGCCTTCATCTACGCCTTGCGCGTCTACTTCGTCGAAGGATTCTACGTCGTATCGTATGGCCTTGGAATTTACCTTCTTAACCTTTTGATCGGATTTCTTTCCCCTCAGGTCGACCCTGAGATTCAGGAACTTACTGATGGCCCCACTTTGCCTACCCGTGGTTCTGATGAGTTTCGCCCCTTTGTTCGCCGCCTCCCTGAACTCAAATTCTG GTACTCCATTACAAAAGCTTTTTGCATAGCTTTTGTCATGACATTCTTCAGTGTGTTTGATGTTCCTGTTTTCTGGCCAATACTCCTTTTCTACTGGTTTGTGCTGTTCATGCTCACCATGAGAAGGCAAATACACCACATGATCAAGTACAAATATGTTCCATTCTCTTTTGGGAAGAAG CGTTATGATCGAAAGAGGCAAGCTGCAGAGGAGAGTGCTGCGCTCGTTAGGGATTGA
- the LOC141643506 gene encoding phosphatidylinositol 3,4,5-trisphosphate 3-phosphatase and protein-tyrosine-phosphatase PTEN2A-like, producing the protein MESESADTSSAKPEKVSDMQSSSTATVSEEKSSENNSGSVTSPPAVSLWAKTLKLPQVTGEVQGENAAKSTFARFTSGFGLRFSGAAPVSDGGAPGENTSAQGGVLESLTKGLVDSSRGAVKAVQVKARHLVSQNKRRYQEGDFDLDLTYITDNIIAMGFPAGDMSSGLFGYVEGFYRNDMEDVIKFFNTRHQGKYKVYNLCSERLYDASLFQGKAASFPFDDHNCPPLHLVSSFCQSAYTWLKADIDNVVVVHCKAGLGRTGLMISSLLLFLKFCPTAEESIELFNQKRCVDGRGLVHPSQIRYVKYFERILTDYGGNNPPDRRCMLRGFRLHKCPYWIRPSITISNHNGILFTTKKHPKTKDLLPEDFWINSSRKGIAVFAIPGEPGLTELAGDFKIHFHDRHGDFYCWFNTTMTENKILVKSDDLDGFDKRKLPSPTFQVEIVMIDYDGKPLETPNSEGLKKGPGGSSSNTPSGNNDLPNSERSPEKENKDDVFSDSDGEEDGSSQTNQAQPAPVRHAADDASNSTQKIQQMTVSGSEQNSNRSGHLLKDQVIKSQLGQETPKAAAVETPDFKAIAADASVFTFGDDEDYESE; encoded by the exons ATGGAATCAGAGTCAGCAGATACATCATCAGCAAAACCGGAGAAAGTTTCAGATATGCAATCTTCTTCGACTGCTACAGTGTCTGAAGAGAAGAGTTCTGAAAATAATTCAGGGTCGGTAACATCTCCCCCTGCTGTGTCTTTATGGGCGAAAACCCTGAAATTACCACAGGTTACTGGTGAGGTTCAGGGAGAGAATGCTGCAAAGTCAACATTTGCACGTTTTACTAGTGGGTTTGGGTTGCGTTTTTCAGGAGCAGCTCCTGTATCTGATGGAGGTGCTCCAGGAGAAAACACTAGTGCACAAGGTGGTGTTCTAGAATCCTTAACGAAAGGGTTAGTCGACTCATCTCGCGGTGCAGTCAAGGCTGTGCAGGTTAAAGCACGTCACTTGGTCTCGCAAAATAAGCGGAGGTACCAG GAAGGAGACTTTGATCTGGATTTGACGTACATCACTGATAATATTATTGCTATGGGGTTCCCTGCTGGGGACATGAGCTCTGGActttttggatatgtggag GGGTTTTACAGAAATGATATGGAAGATGTGATCAAGTTTTTTAATACTCGTCACCAG GGAAAATACAAAGTTTACAATCTTTGTTCAGAGAGGCTGTATGATGCGTCATTGTTCCAGGGGAAG GCTGCATCATTCCCGTTTGACGATCATAATTGTCCACCTCTTCACCTGGTTTCATCATTTTGTCAAAGTGCCTATACGTGGTTGAAGGCAGATATTGATAACGTAGTTGTAGTTCATTGTAAAGCTGGCTTAGGAAGGACGGGACTTATGATCTCTAGTCTTCTTTTGTTTCTGAAG TTTTGCCCAACAGCTGAGGAGTCCATCGAGTTATTCAATCAGAAAAGATGTGTAGATGGAAGGGGTCTTGTTCATCCAAGTCAGATT AGGTATGTCAAATATTTCGAGCGCATCTTAACGGACTATGGTGGCAATAATCCACCTGATCGTAG GTGTATGCTTAGAGGGTTCCGACTTCACAAGTGCCCTTATTGGATAAGGCCATCGATTACCATCTCTAATCACAATG GCATTTTGTTCACCACAAAGAAACATCCAAAAACCAAGGATCTACTG CCGGAAGATTTCTGGATTAATTCTTCAAGGAAGGGGATAGCAGTGTTTGCTATACCTGGTGAGCCTGGTCTGACGGAGTTGGCAGGTGACTTTAAAATTCACTTTCATGATCGGCACGGAGATTTCTACTG TTGGTTCAACACAACAATGACCGAGAACAAGATTCTTGTAAAGAGTGATGATCTCGATGGCTTCGACAAG AGAAAGCTTCCTTCCCCCACCTTCCAAGTAGAGATAGTGATGATAGATTATGATGGAAAACCTCTGGAAACGCCAAACTCGGAGGGGCTGAAAAAAGGGCCAGGTGGAAGCTCAAGTAATACACCATCTGGCAACAACGATTTACCAAACTCAGAAAGATCACCTGAAAAGGAAAACAAAGATGATGTATTTTCCGACAGTGATGGGGAAGAAGACGGTTCTTCTCAAACTAATCAGGCTCAACCTGCTCCTGTCCGACATGCTGCAGATGATGCTTCCAATTCAACTCAGAAAATTCAGCAAATGACTGTCAGTGGTAGTGAACAAAATTCTAATAGAAGTGGCCACCTTCTCAAAGATCAAGTAATCAAGTCTCAGCTGGGCCAGGAAACACCAAAGGCAGCAGCTGTAGAAACACCTGATTTTAAGGCCATTGCAGCCGATGCTTCTGTTTTTACTTTTGGGGATGATGAGGACTATGAGAGCGAATAG
- the LOC141643507 gene encoding small RNA degrading nuclease 1-like yields MEDKLLTASKDVLVQIVKLAQKSGMKGDKGDWKEFLKAFDTKFGSSMSDPAKRTPDVLRAFLLTFKEREDINFFAKTMKSHSNHEQVKQHLKSQDAESPEQMLVRLTLEHPRYGMAYSFPSHEEDWFVSKLGKKFKKSSNTLLAVDCEMVLCEDGTEALVEICVVDRDLQIKLHEFVKPEKQIVDYRTQITGVSAKDLDGITCSVKDIQKSMRRLLCRGEILVGHSLSNDLKAMKVDHAKVIDTSFIYKYGDESTRKRPSLNDLCKTVLGYELRKKGASHNCADDACAAMKLVLAKIEHGFNNVIPVTQHDVPENEKAKLLVHRIPQDLPSKELHQVIGGDFTIETQVSQKGRGDKYSALAIFNSPEEALNAYVNLQGDEEKDSCGRPQKLVSHKMESGLTTTICVRKMSSDSSSSEVSAKRSNPVEVLEGMSKRSKMDRNAEVSRGSSFVDLENEIERLKKLVTERDEEISSLHRIVAALTRKQGL; encoded by the exons ATGGAAGACAAGCTGTTAACTGCTTCTAAAGAT GTTCTTGTTCAAATCGTCAAGTTAGCACAAAAGAGCGGAATGAAGGGTGATAAAGGAGATTGGAAGGAGTTTCTAAAAGCTTTTGATACAAAGTTTGGCTCTAGCATGAGCGACCCAGCTAAAAGGACCCCTGATGTTCTCCGTGCATTTTTACTTACCTTCAAGGAGCGTGAAGACATTAAT TTCTTTGCCAAAACTATGAAGAGTCATTCAAATCATGAGCAAGTGAAGCAACATCTAAAATCTCAAGATGCGGAGTCTCCTGAAcag ATGTTGGTCCGTTTGACCCTTGAGCACCCACGCTATGGAATGGCTTATTCATTTCCGTCACACGAAGAG GATTGGTTTGTTTCAAAACTTGGTAAGAAATTCAAGAAATCATCAAACACATTGCTGGCTGTTGATTGTGAGATGGTTCTCTGCGAGGATGGAACTGAAGCATTAGTTGAAATATGTGTGGTGGATCGGGATCTACAG ATTAAACTCCATGAATTCGTCAAGCCTGAAAAGCAAATTGTAGATTACAGGACACAAATTACAGGTGTTTCTGCTAAAGATTTAGATGGAATCACTTGCTCTGTTAAAGATATACAG AAATCGATGAGAAGGCTGTTGTGTCGTGGGGAGATTTTAGTTGGTCATAGCCTTAGTAATGACCTGAAAG CAATGAAGGTAGACCATGCAAAAGTAATTGACACTTCATTTATCTACAAGTATGGAGATGAATCTACAAGAAAACGACCTTCTTTGAACGATCTGTGTAAG ACTGTTTTGGGTTATGAACTTCGGAAGAAGGGAGCTTCACACAATTGTGCAGATGATGCATGTGCTGCAATGAAACTTGTGCTTGCGAAGATAGAGCATGGATTCAACAATGTTATTCCTGTCACTCAGCATGAT gtACCGGAGAATGAGAAGGCCAAGCTTCTTGTTCACCGAATTCCACAGGACTTACCTAGCAAGGAACTTCATCAGGTTATTGGCGGGGATTTCACAATTGAAACTCAG GTTAGCCAGAAAGGTCGAGGTGACAAGTACTCTGCTCTTGCTATTTTCAATAGTCCAGAGGAAGCACTTAATGCATATGTAAATTTGCAGGGAGATGAAGAAAAG GATTCATGCGGCCGCCCACAGAAACTCGTCTCTCATAAAATGGAATCAGGCTTGACAACGACTATCTGTGTTCGGAAAATGTCATCTGATTCCTCTTCTTCTGAAGTCTCAGCAAAGCGATCAAATCCTGTAGAGGTGTTGGAAGGCATGTCAAAAAGATCAAAGATGGACCGAAATGCTGAAGTTTCCAGGGGAAGTTCATTTGTTGATCTTGAGAATGAGATTGAAAGATTGAAGAAGTTGGTAACTGAAAGAGATGAAGAAATTTCTAGTTTGCATCGGATTGTAGCTGCTCTGACAAGAAAACAAGGGCTCTAG
- the LOC141643505 gene encoding protein RER1A-like isoform X1: protein MDPTSSGVSSGGDTESETPAAMASRWSFMVSQRFQHLLDKSTPFILYRWIALFFLAFIYALRVYFVEGFYVVSYGLGIYLLNLLIGFLSPQVDPEIQELTDGPTLPTRGSDEFRPFVRRLPELKFWYSITKAFCIAFVMTFFSVFDVPVFWPILLFYWFVLFMLTMRRQIHHMIKYKYVPFSFGKKRQAAEESAALVRD, encoded by the exons ATGGACCCCACCAGCAGCGGCGTATCCAGCGGTGGCGACACCGAATCAGAAACCCCAGCAGCGATGGCATCGCGGTGGAGTTTCATGGTATCACAGCGGTTTCAACACTTACTAGACAAGTCCACCCCTTTTATTCTATACCGTTGGATCGCCCTCTTCTTCCTCGCCTTCATCTACGCCTTGCGCGTCTACTTCGTCGAAGGATTCTACGTCGTATCGTATGGCCTTGGAATTTACCTTCTTAACCTTTTGATCGGATTTCTTTCCCCTCAGGTCGACCCTGAGATTCAGGAACTTACTGATGGCCCCACTTTGCCTACCCGTGGTTCTGATGAGTTTCGCCCCTTTGTTCGCCGCCTCCCTGAACTCAAATTCTG GTACTCCATTACAAAAGCTTTTTGCATAGCTTTTGTCATGACATTCTTCAGTGTGTTTGATGTTCCTGTTTTCTGGCCAATACTCCTTTTCTACTGGTTTGTGCTGTTCATGCTCACCATGAGAAGGCAAATACACCACATGATCAAGTACAAATATGTTCCATTCTCTTTTGGGAAGAAG AGGCAAGCTGCAGAGGAGAGTGCTGCGCTCGTTAGGGATTGA